The Microlunatus antarcticus genome window below encodes:
- a CDS encoding Type 1 glutamine amidotransferase-like domain-containing protein, whose translation MPRHVVALGGGGFLSGDDRALDDAVLALADRDTPRVAYVGTASGDPGHNEDRFRDAFTGRARPSVLRLFDREVADLDAFLAEQDVVYVGGGSTVNLLAVWRAHGLDAALRRAYEAGVVMAGVSAGANCWFGRSTTDSWLVGRADGLTDGLGWLPGGMCPHYRSEPSRRPALLDLVADGFGDTYGVDDDCGLHFVDEQLVGAISARAGAQAVLVRRGDDGRVVEEPVSAADAP comes from the coding sequence GTGCCCCGACACGTCGTCGCCCTCGGTGGGGGCGGGTTCCTGTCCGGCGACGACCGCGCCTTGGACGATGCCGTGCTGGCGCTCGCGGACCGCGACACCCCGCGCGTCGCCTATGTCGGGACCGCGAGCGGGGACCCCGGGCACAACGAGGACCGGTTCCGTGACGCGTTCACCGGCCGGGCCCGGCCCAGCGTGCTGCGGCTCTTCGACCGCGAGGTGGCCGACCTGGACGCGTTCCTCGCCGAGCAGGACGTCGTCTACGTCGGCGGCGGCAGCACCGTCAACCTCCTCGCCGTCTGGCGGGCCCACGGCCTGGACGCCGCCCTGCGCCGCGCGTACGAGGCGGGCGTCGTCATGGCCGGCGTGAGCGCGGGCGCGAACTGCTGGTTCGGCCGCTCGACCACCGACTCCTGGCTCGTCGGGCGGGCGGACGGCCTGACCGACGGCCTCGGCTGGCTGCCCGGCGGCATGTGCCCGCACTACCGGTCGGAGCCCAGCCGCCGGCCCGCGCTGCTCGACCTCGTCGCGGACGGGTTCGGCGACACCTACGGCGTCGACGACGACTGCGGCCTGCACTTCGTCGACGAGCAGCTCGTCGGCGCGATCTCCGCCCGGGCCGGCGCGCAGGCCGTCCTGGTGCGTCGGGGTGACGACGGTCGCGTGGTCGAGGAGCCGGTCAGCGCGGCCGACGCTCCCTGA
- a CDS encoding NUDIX hydrolase yields MTVSVMRAGGVQVIPARPVLAGGAVVTRQHPERGTEVVVVHRRRYDDWSLPKGKVENGESVPAAAVREVLEETGATIRLGAPLDTVSYDLTKPARPDLSKHGKLLTGIKRVSYWGATATHVARRAPDHEVDVVSWLPVRAALGRLSYAADHFLLEQYLEQPVTTPLIIVRHAKAMDRKDWSKKDVARPVNAQGRKQARLLVPMLGAYGVEKLVSSTAVRCVSTLQPYAAAGKHKIATYPGLTEEEGTDDAKGVARIVRRVRSNAVRSGRPAAICVHRPVLPHVLEALDMAPATLVTGEFLVAHLTEDGSVHSLERHRPQV; encoded by the coding sequence GTGACCGTCTCCGTCATGCGCGCGGGCGGGGTGCAGGTCATCCCCGCCCGGCCCGTGCTCGCCGGCGGCGCGGTCGTCACGCGGCAGCACCCCGAGCGCGGCACGGAGGTGGTGGTGGTGCACCGCCGCCGCTACGACGACTGGTCGCTGCCCAAGGGCAAGGTCGAGAACGGCGAGTCGGTCCCGGCCGCGGCGGTCCGCGAGGTGCTCGAGGAGACCGGCGCGACGATCAGGCTCGGCGCCCCGCTGGACACGGTCTCGTACGACCTCACCAAGCCCGCCCGGCCGGACCTGTCCAAGCACGGCAAGCTGCTGACCGGCATCAAGCGGGTCAGCTACTGGGGCGCGACCGCGACCCACGTCGCCCGGCGTGCCCCGGACCACGAGGTCGACGTCGTCTCGTGGCTGCCGGTCCGCGCGGCGCTCGGCCGGCTGTCGTACGCCGCCGACCACTTCCTGCTCGAGCAGTACCTCGAGCAGCCGGTGACCACGCCGTTGATCATCGTGCGCCACGCCAAGGCGATGGACCGCAAGGACTGGTCCAAGAAGGACGTCGCCCGCCCCGTCAACGCCCAGGGCCGCAAGCAGGCCAGGCTGCTCGTTCCGATGCTCGGGGCGTACGGGGTGGAGAAGCTGGTGTCGTCGACGGCGGTCCGCTGCGTCAGCACGCTGCAGCCGTACGCGGCCGCGGGGAAGCACAAGATCGCGACCTACCCCGGCCTCACCGAGGAGGAGGGGACCGACGACGCGAAGGGCGTCGCCCGCATCGTCCGCCGGGTCCGGTCGAACGCCGTCCGGTCGGGACGACCCGCGGCGATCTGCGTCCACCGCCCCGTCCTGCCGCACGTCCTCGAGGCCCTCGACATGGCCCCGGCCACGCTCGTGACGGGTGAGTTCCTGGTCGCGCACCTCACCGAGGACGGCAGCGTCCACAGCCTCGAACGGCACCGACCGCAGGTCTGA
- a CDS encoding RNA degradosome polyphosphate kinase, with protein sequence MDVVDTAVPSLETDGGTINTDGADLSLLDDLPAPELPSDRFLDRELSWLAFNNRVLDLARDTVRVPLLERAKFLAIFASNLDEFFMVRVAGLKRRIAAGVAVPGVSGLLPRDLHAAILNRTRKLVEEQHRLFSDEIRPALADTGIELLRWDELRPEERERMHVLFAERIFPVLTPLAVDPSHPFPYISGLSINLAVLVKNPETGQRQFARVKVPTVLPRFMSLGEGRFVPLEDVIARHLDQLFSGMQVVSHHVFRVTRNEDVEVEEDDAENLLLALEKELLRRKVGRPPVRLEVEDDMDPRMLEILTTELDISEREVFSLPGPLDLRGLFSLTDLDRADLKYPAFLPTTHPHLAEVETAQPADMFAAIRQRDVLLHHPYDSFATSVQRFIEQAADDPQVLAIKQTLYRTSGDSPIIDALIEAAEAGKQVLALVEIKARFDEQANIAWARRLERHGCHVVYGVVGLKTHCKLALVVRDEPDGLRRYAHVGTGNYNPKTARQYEDMGLLTANPIVTDDIGRLFNHLSGMSQETSYKRLLVAPHGVRTGLIERIETEIAHHEAGRGGYIRIKVNSLVDEAIGDALYRASQAGVPVDLWVRGICTIRPGAPGLSENIRVRSILGRFLEHSRLFWFANGGQPSVGIGSADLMHRNLDRRVEVLTSISSPAHAAEIGELFDVAFDKGTASWKLQPDGTWTQFTADSEGKPLLDMQEWLIGTKSRRRLGANPSR encoded by the coding sequence ATGGACGTGGTCGACACGGCTGTCCCCAGCCTGGAGACCGATGGCGGCACCATCAACACCGACGGGGCGGACCTGAGCCTCCTCGACGACCTGCCGGCGCCGGAGCTGCCGTCCGACCGGTTCCTGGACCGCGAGCTGTCGTGGCTCGCGTTCAACAACCGGGTCCTCGACCTGGCCCGTGACACCGTCCGGGTGCCGCTGCTCGAACGGGCCAAGTTCCTGGCGATCTTCGCCTCCAACCTGGACGAGTTCTTCATGGTCCGGGTGGCCGGGCTGAAGCGCCGGATCGCCGCCGGCGTGGCGGTCCCCGGCGTCAGCGGCCTGCTGCCGCGCGACCTGCACGCCGCGATCCTCAACCGGACCCGCAAGCTCGTCGAGGAGCAGCACCGCCTGTTCTCCGACGAGATCCGCCCGGCCCTCGCGGACACCGGCATCGAGCTGCTGCGCTGGGACGAGCTGCGTCCCGAGGAGCGCGAGCGCATGCACGTGCTCTTCGCGGAACGCATCTTCCCCGTGCTGACGCCGCTGGCCGTCGACCCGTCGCACCCGTTCCCGTACATCTCGGGCCTGTCGATCAACCTGGCCGTCCTGGTCAAGAACCCCGAGACCGGCCAGCGCCAGTTCGCGCGCGTCAAGGTGCCGACGGTGCTGCCGCGGTTCATGTCGCTGGGCGAGGGCCGCTTCGTCCCGCTCGAGGACGTCATCGCGCGCCACCTGGACCAGCTGTTCAGCGGCATGCAGGTCGTCAGCCACCACGTCTTCCGGGTCACCCGGAACGAGGACGTCGAGGTGGAGGAGGACGACGCGGAGAACCTGCTGCTCGCCCTCGAGAAGGAGCTGCTGCGCCGCAAGGTCGGCCGCCCGCCCGTGCGCCTCGAGGTCGAGGACGACATGGACCCGCGGATGCTCGAGATCCTCACCACCGAGCTGGACATCAGCGAGCGCGAGGTCTTCTCGCTGCCCGGTCCGCTGGACCTGCGTGGGCTGTTCTCGCTCACCGACCTCGACCGGGCCGACCTCAAGTACCCGGCGTTCCTGCCCACGACCCACCCGCACCTGGCCGAGGTCGAGACCGCGCAGCCGGCCGACATGTTCGCCGCCATCCGGCAGCGCGACGTCCTGCTGCACCACCCGTACGACTCCTTCGCCACGAGCGTGCAGCGCTTCATCGAGCAGGCGGCGGACGACCCGCAGGTGCTCGCGATCAAGCAGACGCTGTACCGCACGTCGGGCGACTCCCCGATCATCGACGCCCTGATCGAGGCGGCCGAGGCGGGCAAGCAGGTGCTCGCGCTGGTCGAGATCAAGGCCCGCTTCGACGAGCAGGCGAACATCGCCTGGGCCCGTCGGCTCGAGCGGCACGGCTGCCACGTCGTCTACGGCGTCGTCGGCCTCAAGACGCACTGCAAGCTGGCCCTGGTCGTCCGCGACGAGCCGGACGGCCTGCGCCGCTACGCCCACGTCGGCACGGGGAACTACAACCCGAAGACGGCCCGCCAGTACGAGGACATGGGCCTGCTGACCGCGAACCCGATCGTGACCGACGACATCGGCCGGCTCTTCAACCACCTGTCGGGGATGAGCCAGGAGACGTCGTACAAGCGGCTGCTGGTCGCCCCGCACGGCGTCCGGACCGGACTCATCGAGCGCATCGAGACCGAGATCGCCCACCACGAGGCGGGCCGCGGCGGCTACATCCGGATCAAGGTCAACTCCCTCGTCGACGAGGCGATCGGGGACGCGCTCTACCGCGCGTCGCAGGCCGGCGTGCCGGTGGACCTCTGGGTCCGCGGCATCTGCACCATCCGGCCGGGCGCCCCCGGGCTCAGCGAGAACATCCGCGTCCGCAGCATCCTGGGCCGGTTCCTCGAGCACAGCCGCCTGTTCTGGTTCGCCAACGGCGGGCAGCCCAGCGTCGGCATCGGCTCGGCCGACCTGATGCACCGCAACCTGGACCGCCGGGTCGAGGTGCTGACCTCGATCAGCTCGCCGGCGCACGCCGCCGAGATCGGCGAGCTCTTCGACGTGGCCTTCGACAAGGGCACCGCGTCGTGGAAGCTGCAGCCCGACGGCACCTGGACGCAGTTCACCGCCGACAGCGAGGGCAAGCCGCTGCTCGACATGCAGGAGTGGTTGATCGGGACCAAGAGCCGACGCCGGCTGGGCGCCAACCCATCACGGTGA
- the mshD gene encoding mycothiol synthase, whose amino-acid sequence MPGADDVRISRDPDLELLDRVGALLKRAAAADPSPALNEAGLLALKHPERPDTRHLVALRGPEPVGYAQLAADGTGQLVVDPASRRQGVGGLLMTSLLDAARDLGLRLQVWALGDSPAAHALAARTGLVPMRTLLIMERPLADLPGPVVPTGITIAPFRVGTDEQAWLTVNARAFAHHPEQGSIDAEDLAERLHEPWFDPAGFFLARATGDPDGKVLGFHWTKQHDALGEAGLGEVYVLGVDPDAQGRGLAKALLLTGLAHLRDAGDEVVELYVEADQPGPVGLYRAYGFTDASRDVMYGGPAVGPTSPTS is encoded by the coding sequence ATGCCTGGCGCGGACGACGTACGGATCAGCCGCGACCCGGACCTCGAGCTGCTCGACCGGGTCGGCGCCCTTCTGAAGCGTGCGGCCGCGGCGGACCCGTCTCCCGCGCTCAACGAAGCGGGGCTGCTCGCCCTCAAGCACCCGGAACGTCCGGACACGCGTCACCTCGTCGCGCTCCGCGGGCCGGAGCCGGTCGGCTACGCCCAGCTGGCCGCCGACGGGACGGGCCAGCTGGTCGTCGACCCCGCGTCCCGGCGGCAGGGCGTCGGCGGTCTGCTGATGACCTCGCTCCTCGACGCGGCCCGCGACCTGGGCCTCCGGTTGCAGGTGTGGGCCCTCGGTGACTCCCCCGCCGCCCACGCGCTCGCCGCCCGCACCGGCCTCGTCCCGATGCGCACGCTGCTGATCATGGAACGGCCCCTCGCCGACCTCCCCGGGCCGGTGGTCCCCACCGGGATCACGATCGCGCCGTTCCGCGTGGGGACGGACGAGCAGGCCTGGCTGACCGTCAACGCGCGTGCCTTCGCCCACCACCCCGAGCAGGGCTCGATCGACGCCGAGGACCTGGCCGAGCGCCTGCACGAGCCGTGGTTCGACCCTGCGGGCTTCTTCCTGGCGCGGGCCACGGGAGATCCTGACGGCAAGGTGCTGGGCTTCCACTGGACCAAGCAGCACGACGCGCTCGGCGAGGCGGGGCTCGGCGAGGTGTACGTGCTGGGGGTCGACCCGGACGCGCAGGGCCGCGGGCTGGCCAAGGCGCTGCTGCTCACCGGGCTCGCGCACCTGCGCGACGCCGGCGACGAGGTCGTCGAGCTCTACGTCGAGGCCGACCAGCCGGGACCGGTGGGGCTCTACCGCGCGTACGGCTTCACCGACGCCAGCCGGGACGTGATGTACGGCGGACCCGCCGTCGGTCCCACGTCTCCGACGTCGTAA
- a CDS encoding CHAT domain-containing protein codes for MNTSSWQFAAFIDLDGYIQSNADPDGEPHDENFIVRGLGEWLTSYGLGAISIELSQSRQPVLLTISSSAAGAEVLAYKPWEIALVNGVTLAEQQVNFILDKSSPRTIAKSAVGDRLRMLGVFSHPEGLDALNLRRERYELVKLIHSIAAVGNKAIELKVLQYGATRTELTEALLEGSGWDIIHISGHGSPGSLVLESSEGLPDFVTSDDLLDILEYNSDQLKLITISTCNSATLVAHRTLESLGFAQSPITGTAASAQTPGFSVAGEVVEKLDCTALAMRYPVEDDFAVAFASEFYDILLGKAQPVAKALSLALRRNLQNSAFDFGALCAATPMLVGERAATLSMVAPAGRPIFFDPADLKLAGLPPEPDRFVGRVSAMSAMREVLAPQSKYVGALLHGMAGTGKTTMALEVAYNFQHSFQVVIWFEAPTADVAAPAVDGALLNFALELERRIPGLALIDVLTTGTELSRRLTLLTEFLAQNRVLVLIDNIESLLTADASWRDARWSQLISALTSHAGLSRVVFTTRRVPTNLNLRVRSYPVHALSLEESALLARELPHLRQLIDGTSSEAGVSAAAGRNLAARALRLMQGHPKLVELCDAQAKYPSNLRMQLDDAEKTWIERGVSLEAFWAIGASNATGDDYFALLRDWTRSVFDALPAGSKGFLAYLSALEEGDRISNVVQENWQSLLVATSSNLAEWPDVDKAVGELVSQALIRVSSDGSGRAFKFEIHPAVAETVLSASSTNYLDLVARTLGDFWLRILDNGLSHESLGGGSSILHAARSGLPYLARSKRWADVDFAAQGLINRDLSPLTAAIVIPFLDVAIAAETDQAIKIYLARTRARALTSVDLRRATAAFENLLVTSVQAEEWEVAYGLAGDVANGYMDLSIFDQAFIFAEQQIDYVQRAGRGPWTQLLAQGTRLEVAYLMGDAKGALEQGRALYARIPDLPYPPGPTDSTVIDWNVRESLLNTLVLAARQLRLWDEALAINGEINRSQVARGAAAGEQASDAFHSWQPLVELGRLPLARDLLQKCRQIFESEGRLQQLAETLAALAEVELLAGRADLSAHLHRKAERLRDGIDKEGRSKD; via the coding sequence TTGAACACCTCAAGTTGGCAGTTTGCCGCTTTCATTGATCTCGATGGATACATCCAGTCGAACGCTGACCCCGACGGCGAACCACACGACGAGAACTTTATCGTTCGTGGGCTTGGGGAGTGGCTTACCTCTTACGGGCTTGGCGCAATTAGCATTGAGTTGAGCCAAAGTCGCCAGCCCGTCCTTCTGACAATATCGAGCTCAGCGGCCGGCGCCGAGGTCCTGGCGTACAAGCCGTGGGAGATCGCTCTTGTGAACGGCGTGACGTTGGCCGAGCAGCAAGTTAACTTCATACTGGACAAGAGTTCTCCTCGAACCATTGCAAAGAGCGCAGTCGGAGATCGGCTACGGATGCTTGGCGTCTTCAGTCATCCAGAAGGCCTAGATGCACTCAATCTGCGGCGGGAGCGATACGAACTGGTAAAACTGATTCATTCTATCGCCGCCGTTGGCAACAAAGCAATCGAATTGAAGGTCCTTCAATACGGGGCAACGCGCACAGAGTTGACCGAGGCACTACTGGAAGGCAGCGGTTGGGATATCATCCACATTTCAGGCCACGGCTCGCCCGGTTCGCTTGTTCTAGAGTCATCGGAGGGCCTGCCAGACTTCGTTACCTCAGACGACCTACTTGACATTCTCGAGTACAACTCTGATCAACTAAAGCTTATTACGATCTCCACATGCAACTCCGCCACGCTAGTGGCCCACCGAACGCTTGAAAGCCTTGGATTCGCGCAGTCGCCCATAACCGGTACGGCCGCAAGCGCTCAAACACCGGGCTTCTCGGTCGCAGGCGAGGTAGTCGAGAAACTTGATTGCACCGCACTCGCGATGCGTTATCCAGTTGAAGACGATTTCGCAGTGGCGTTTGCGAGCGAGTTCTACGACATCCTGCTCGGGAAGGCTCAGCCTGTCGCCAAAGCACTGAGCTTGGCGCTGCGGCGGAACCTACAGAACTCAGCCTTCGACTTCGGTGCGCTATGTGCGGCTACCCCGATGCTAGTCGGTGAACGGGCTGCAACACTCTCTATGGTCGCACCGGCAGGCAGACCGATCTTTTTCGATCCTGCAGATCTCAAGCTTGCAGGACTCCCACCCGAGCCCGACCGGTTTGTTGGTCGAGTTAGCGCCATGTCGGCGATGCGAGAAGTTCTCGCGCCACAGTCCAAATATGTGGGGGCACTCCTTCACGGCATGGCAGGTACAGGAAAGACGACTATGGCTCTGGAGGTTGCATATAATTTCCAACATTCGTTCCAGGTGGTCATCTGGTTTGAGGCCCCAACCGCTGATGTGGCCGCGCCGGCAGTCGACGGAGCCCTACTCAACTTTGCTCTGGAGTTAGAGCGCAGGATCCCAGGGCTGGCATTAATTGACGTTCTGACAACTGGCACTGAACTTTCGCGGCGCCTAACATTACTCACAGAGTTCCTTGCGCAGAACCGAGTTCTTGTCTTAATAGACAATATCGAATCGCTCCTTACCGCTGACGCCTCTTGGAGAGACGCGCGGTGGTCGCAGTTGATTAGCGCACTGACCTCCCATGCTGGGCTCTCCCGAGTTGTGTTTACCACTCGCCGGGTCCCAACCAACTTGAACCTTCGAGTTCGTAGCTATCCTGTGCACGCCCTGAGTCTTGAGGAGTCGGCATTACTCGCGCGAGAATTGCCGCACCTCCGCCAGCTAATAGACGGGACGAGTAGCGAAGCCGGCGTGAGTGCGGCTGCTGGCAGAAACCTAGCGGCTCGAGCGCTGCGCTTGATGCAAGGGCACCCGAAATTGGTCGAGTTGTGCGACGCTCAGGCAAAATACCCCTCAAACTTGAGAATGCAGCTCGATGACGCCGAGAAAACGTGGATCGAGCGTGGCGTATCACTTGAGGCGTTCTGGGCGATTGGTGCATCTAACGCAACCGGAGACGATTACTTCGCCTTGCTCCGAGACTGGACCAGGTCTGTCTTTGACGCACTACCTGCGGGAAGTAAAGGCTTTCTTGCCTACTTATCTGCACTTGAGGAGGGCGACAGGATTTCCAACGTCGTCCAGGAGAACTGGCAGAGCCTGCTTGTAGCAACCTCCAGCAATTTAGCCGAGTGGCCGGACGTCGACAAAGCCGTAGGTGAGTTGGTAAGTCAGGCCTTGATCCGTGTCTCCTCTGATGGATCTGGACGTGCGTTCAAGTTTGAGATACACCCCGCAGTAGCCGAGACGGTCCTTAGCGCTTCATCCACCAACTATTTGGATCTAGTCGCACGAACACTCGGTGACTTCTGGCTACGAATACTTGACAACGGCTTAAGTCACGAAAGCCTGGGCGGTGGCAGTTCCATCCTGCATGCTGCTAGGTCTGGATTGCCGTACCTAGCCCGCTCGAAGAGGTGGGCGGACGTTGACTTCGCAGCTCAAGGATTAATCAACCGCGACCTTAGTCCACTTACGGCGGCGATCGTCATCCCCTTTCTGGACGTCGCCATAGCGGCTGAGACGGATCAGGCCATCAAGATCTACCTGGCCCGTACACGTGCCCGAGCACTTACGTCCGTTGACTTAAGACGGGCGACGGCCGCATTCGAGAACCTCTTAGTGACGTCGGTTCAGGCCGAAGAGTGGGAGGTTGCGTATGGCTTAGCTGGAGACGTCGCTAACGGTTACATGGATTTATCTATATTTGACCAGGCCTTCATCTTCGCTGAACAACAAATCGATTATGTACAAAGAGCGGGTCGCGGGCCTTGGACTCAACTACTCGCGCAGGGGACGCGGCTAGAAGTTGCGTATCTGATGGGAGACGCGAAAGGCGCTCTAGAACAAGGGCGGGCCCTTTATGCTCGGATTCCTGACTTGCCGTACCCGCCTGGGCCCACAGACTCGACAGTTATTGACTGGAACGTTCGGGAATCCCTCCTTAATACCTTGGTCTTGGCCGCGAGGCAGTTGCGTCTCTGGGATGAGGCGCTTGCCATCAACGGGGAGATCAACAGATCCCAAGTCGCTCGGGGCGCAGCAGCGGGCGAGCAGGCTTCTGATGCATTCCATAGCTGGCAGCCGCTTGTTGAACTTGGACGCCTACCGTTAGCAAGGGATCTTCTACAGAAGTGCCGCCAGATTTTCGAGTCTGAAGGTCGCCTACAACAACTAGCAGAGACGCTTGCTGCGCTTGCTGAAGTCGAGCTACTTGCTGGGCGCGCGGACCTCTCGGCCCATCTGCACCGCAAAGCCGAGCGGCTCCGGGATGGGATCGACAAGGAAGGTCGTTCGAAAGACTGA
- a CDS encoding winged helix-turn-helix transcriptional regulator → MATLLLLTNDMHASAEILPALELLPHQVKVAQAEATALLDAPAADVILLDARRDLVGARSLCRLIETTGKEAPLLVIASEGGLAALSSDWGFDDLLLATAGPAEVDVRLRLAMTPVSHSGVDPLIQTGNIIIDEAGYSAKLNGVQLDLTYTEFELLKYLAQHPGRVFSRQQLLSDVWGYDYYGGTRTVDVHVRRLRAKLGPEYESVIGTVRNVGYRFVTPADEPSRDSGRVPTSQ, encoded by the coding sequence ATGGCCACCCTGCTGCTCCTGACGAACGACATGCACGCGTCCGCCGAGATCCTTCCAGCGCTCGAGCTCCTCCCGCACCAGGTCAAGGTCGCCCAGGCCGAGGCCACGGCGCTCCTCGACGCACCGGCCGCCGACGTCATCCTGCTCGACGCCCGCCGCGACCTGGTCGGGGCCCGCTCGCTCTGCCGCCTCATCGAGACCACCGGCAAGGAAGCACCCCTGCTGGTCATCGCCAGCGAGGGCGGCCTCGCCGCGCTGAGCTCGGACTGGGGCTTCGACGACCTCCTGCTCGCCACCGCCGGACCCGCCGAGGTCGACGTCCGGCTGCGGCTCGCGATGACGCCGGTCTCCCACTCCGGGGTCGACCCGCTCATCCAGACCGGCAACATCATCATCGACGAGGCCGGCTACAGCGCGAAGCTCAACGGCGTCCAGCTCGACCTCACCTACACCGAGTTCGAGCTGCTGAAGTACCTCGCGCAGCACCCCGGCCGGGTCTTCAGCCGTCAGCAGCTGCTGAGCGACGTGTGGGGCTACGACTACTACGGGGGCACCCGGACGGTCGACGTCCACGTGCGTCGCCTCCGCGCCAAGCTCGGCCCCGAGTACGAGTCGGTCATCGGCACCGTGCGCAACGTGGGCTACCGCTTCGTCACCCCGGCCGACGAGCCGAGTCGTGACTCCGGACGCGTGCCGACAAGCCAGTAA
- a CDS encoding MoaD/ThiS family protein produces MTLVTLNYWAGARAAAGRASEAVEAATVGQAVDLVLTGHDDDRFTRVIRASSLLVDGIAASTDSLGRALDGPTTVEVLPPFAGG; encoded by the coding sequence GTGACGCTGGTGACCCTGAACTACTGGGCGGGCGCCCGGGCCGCCGCCGGCCGGGCCTCGGAGGCCGTCGAGGCCGCGACGGTGGGGCAGGCGGTGGACCTCGTCCTCACCGGGCACGACGACGACCGCTTCACGCGTGTGATCAGGGCTTCGAGCCTGCTGGTCGACGGGATCGCGGCCTCCACGGACTCCCTGGGGCGGGCTCTCGACGGACCGACCACGGTCGAGGTGCTGCCCCCGTTCGCGGGCGGCTAG
- a CDS encoding sulfurtransferase, which yields MSTSEVLVDADWVAEHASDSNVVLVEVDEDTTAYDGGHIEGAVKIDWKTDLQDPVRRDFVNREQFSALLSERGIGNDDTVVLYGGNNNWFAAYAYWYFKLYGHSDVRLLDGGRKKWELDARPLSSETVTRPAASYQAGEPDLSIRAFRDEVVGAIGTDALVDVRSPDEFAGRLLAPAHLPQEAAQRGGHIPTAVNVPWSKAANDDGTFKSAEDLKALYSGAGLDFGTDIIAYCRIGERSAHTWFVLHEILGQSNVKNYDGSWTEYGSLVGVPVAVGDEPGQA from the coding sequence ATGAGCACGTCTGAGGTTCTCGTCGACGCCGACTGGGTCGCCGAGCACGCGTCCGACAGCAACGTCGTCCTCGTCGAGGTCGACGAGGACACGACCGCCTACGACGGCGGCCACATCGAGGGCGCCGTCAAGATCGACTGGAAGACCGACCTCCAGGACCCGGTCCGGCGTGACTTCGTCAACCGTGAGCAGTTCTCCGCGCTGCTGTCCGAGCGCGGCATCGGCAACGACGACACCGTGGTGCTCTACGGCGGCAACAACAACTGGTTCGCGGCGTACGCGTACTGGTACTTCAAGCTGTACGGCCACAGCGACGTCCGCCTGCTCGACGGCGGTCGCAAGAAGTGGGAGCTCGACGCCCGCCCGCTGTCGTCGGAGACCGTCACCCGCCCGGCCGCCTCGTACCAGGCGGGCGAGCCCGACCTGAGCATCCGCGCGTTCCGCGACGAGGTCGTGGGTGCGATCGGCACCGACGCGCTCGTCGACGTCCGCAGCCCCGACGAGTTCGCCGGCCGGCTGCTCGCGCCGGCTCACCTCCCGCAGGAGGCGGCCCAGCGCGGCGGTCACATCCCGACCGCGGTGAACGTCCCGTGGAGCAAGGCGGCCAACGACGACGGCACGTTCAAGTCGGCGGAGGACCTGAAGGCGCTCTACAGCGGGGCCGGCCTCGACTTCGGGACCGACATCATCGCCTACTGCCGCATCGGTGAGCGCAGCGCGCACACCTGGTTCGTGCTGCACGAGATCCTCGGCCAGAGCAACGTCAAGAACTACGACGGCTCGTGGACCGAGTACGGCTCCCTCGTGGGCGTCCCGGTCGCCGTCGGCGACGAGCCCGGCCAGGCCTGA
- a CDS encoding DUF1416 domain-containing protein, translating into MCGATKGGLSIAGVDTSKEAVIQGRVLRGGEAVAGAYVRLLDPSGEFTAEVPTSATGHFRFFAHDGRWTLRTLAPGAKTDRTVVATVGSVAEVDVELDAA; encoded by the coding sequence ATGTGCGGAGCCACCAAGGGCGGCCTGAGCATCGCCGGCGTCGACACCTCCAAGGAGGCGGTCATCCAGGGCCGCGTCCTGCGGGGCGGCGAGGCCGTCGCCGGCGCGTACGTGCGCCTGCTGGACCCGTCCGGCGAGTTCACGGCCGAGGTCCCGACCTCGGCGACCGGGCACTTCCGGTTCTTCGCCCACGACGGTCGCTGGACCCTGCGCACCCTTGCGCCGGGCGCCAAGACCGACCGTACGGTCGTCGCGACCGTCGGGAGCGTGGCCGAGGTCGACGTGGAGCTCGACGCCGCCTGA
- the dtd gene encoding D-aminoacyl-tRNA deacylase, with protein MRVVVQRASSASVTVDGEVVGSLPGPGLVVLVGVTHDDTEADATRLAEKVWTLRVLEGERSAEQESAPLLVVSQFTLYADTRKGRRPSWNAAAPRPVSEPLVEAFVAALRARGAHVETGVFGAMMQVALVNDGPMTLLLDSQT; from the coding sequence GTGCGGGTGGTGGTGCAGCGGGCGTCGAGCGCGAGCGTGACGGTGGACGGCGAGGTCGTCGGGTCGTTGCCCGGCCCCGGTCTGGTCGTGCTCGTCGGCGTGACGCACGACGACACCGAGGCCGACGCCACCCGGCTGGCGGAGAAGGTGTGGACGCTGCGCGTGCTGGAGGGCGAACGTTCCGCGGAGCAGGAGTCCGCTCCCCTGCTGGTGGTCAGTCAGTTCACCCTCTACGCCGACACCCGCAAGGGCCGACGTCCCTCGTGGAACGCGGCCGCTCCCCGACCGGTGAGCGAACCCCTGGTCGAGGCCTTCGTCGCCGCCCTGCGGGCCCGCGGAGCGCACGTCGAGACGGGCGTCTTCGGCGCGATGATGCAGGTCGCCCTGGTCAACGACGGCCCGATGACCCTCCTCCTCGACTCGCAGACCTGA